GGCGCTTGTTTGGCGTGGCGAGGGATCTCTGCTCTATAGCCCCACCGTCACGGCCTTGCTGTTCGTCTGCAGAAGGTTGCGGTAGCGCGCCAGCGCCCAGAGCGGGAAGAAGCGGCGATAGCCGTGATAGCGCAGATAGAAGACGCGCGGGAACCCCGTCGCCGTGAAGCGCGGCTCGTCCCAAAGGCCGTGTTCGGCCTGCGTCGCCTGCAGATAGGCGACGCCGCGCGCGACGGCCGGATGATCGACTTCGCCCGCCGCCATCAGGCCGAGGATGGCCCAGGCCGTCTGCGACGAAGTGGACGGCGCCGGCTCGTAGCCCTTGTAATCCATCTTGTAGCTGGAGAGATCCTCTCCCCAGCCGCCATCCGGGTTCTGGATCGCGACGAGCCAGCTCACCGCGCGGCGATAAGACTCGTGGCTATGCGGCAGGCCGGCGGCGTTGAGCGCGCAGAGCGCCGACCACGCGCCGTAAACATAATTCGCGCCCCAGCGGCCGAACCAGGAGCCGTCCTTCTCCTGCTCCCGAATGATGTAGTCGACGCCACGCTTGAGGCAGTCGCTCGTCTCCACCTTATCGCCAAGCTGCGCCAGCATCGAAACGCAACGCGCCGAGACGTCCACTGTCGGCGGGTCGAGCAGCGCGCCGTGATCGGCGAAGGGGATGTGGTTGAGATAATGATAGGCGTTGTCCGCGTCGAAGGCGCCCCAGCCGCCATTCTTCGACTGCATGCCGACGATCCACTCCTTCGCCCGCGCGATGCGCTCGGCATAGGGCTTCTTCTCCTCGGCGCTGGTCAGGCGGTCCATCGCGGTCGCGACGACGGCCGTGTCGTCCACGTCCGGATAATAGGCGTTGGCGTATTGGAAGGCCCAACCGCCCGGGCGCAGATCGGGACGCTGCGCCGCCCAGTCGCCCTTCACGTCGAGCACCTGCAGAGGCGCCAGCCAGTCGCAGGCCGCGCGGGCGCGCTCGCGGGCGTCTTCGCCGCCGGTTTCGAGAAGCGCGTGGGCGACGAGCGAGGTGTCCCACACAGGCGAGACGCAGGGCTGGCAATAAGCCTCGGTCTCGCCCACGACGAGCAGCCGCTCGATCGATTCGCGGGCGTCCTTCACGCGCTGGTCGGTTTCGGCGATTCCCAGCGCGTCATACATCAGCAGGCTGTTGACCATGGCCGGGAAGATCGCGCCAAGGCCATCGACGCCGTTGAGGCGCTCGGTCGTCCAGCGCTCGGCGAGCTGAACGCTATATTCGCGCGAGCGCTTGGGCATATGCGGCTCGACGAGGCGCAGCAGCTTGTCGATCTCGCCGAAGAGATGCGCCCAGGGCCAGGTCTGATGCTCGCCCTTCGGCCAGACCTTCACCTCCT
The nucleotide sequence above comes from Methylocystis parvus OBBP. Encoded proteins:
- the shc gene encoding squalene--hopene cyclase — protein: MNVAARIENFAPVGPEALEASIQSAKRALLADGKADGHWCFELEADTTIPAEYVLMRHFRAEPVAEELERKIAVYLRRMQGGHGGWPLFQDGAFNISASVKAYFALKMIGDDVDAPHMVRAREAILAHGGAATSNVFTRALLALYGEIPWRGVPVMPVEIMLLPRWFPFHLDKISYWGRTVLVPLLVLMTKRPQARNPKGVRIQELFTTPPEEVKVWPKGEHQTWPWAHLFGEIDKLLRLVEPHMPKRSREYSVQLAERWTTERLNGVDGLGAIFPAMVNSLLMYDALGIAETDQRVKDARESIERLLVVGETEAYCQPCVSPVWDTSLVAHALLETGGEDARERARAACDWLAPLQVLDVKGDWAAQRPDLRPGGWAFQYANAYYPDVDDTAVVATAMDRLTSAEEKKPYAERIARAKEWIVGMQSKNGGWGAFDADNAYHYLNHIPFADHGALLDPPTVDVSARCVSMLAQLGDKVETSDCLKRGVDYIIREQEKDGSWFGRWGANYVYGAWSALCALNAAGLPHSHESYRRAVSWLVAIQNPDGGWGEDLSSYKMDYKGYEPAPSTSSQTAWAILGLMAAGEVDHPAVARGVAYLQATQAEHGLWDEPRFTATGFPRVFYLRYHGYRRFFPLWALARYRNLLQTNSKAVTVGL